The following are from one region of the Juglans regia cultivar Chandler chromosome 10, Walnut 2.0, whole genome shotgun sequence genome:
- the LOC109019606 gene encoding receptor like protein 22-like — protein sequence MDIYSYHHFIFMRLLFPLIPCLLLFLLPLSLSYNLLPLCHQQERVALMQFKDSFIIQNNSYCKYSTEGDYPAEVASWRIDGNNTNCCAWDGVECNQDTGHVIALNLSRSCLFGSITSNSSLFRLFHLQNLTLRYNDFNHSQIPSEIGNLSSLTHLHLSYSQFSGQIPSEIQYLSKLSYLQLSSSYDDYNDLYTESLTSLVQNLTNLETLMFFRINISSTVPESLANLSSLKALALVDCGLYGRFPTKIFQLPHLWGLSVTNNEDLTGHLPEFQTNSPLKYLYLSNTNFSGNLPASIGNLNFLTGFLIFNCNFSGTIPNSFSNLTQLTYLDLSQNSFNDLSWLTRASSNDILPQFQTLRLAHLNLTKFPDILRNQSQLWWLDLKGNNLQGLIPKWMHNVSKGSLQYFYLSNNFLTGFENPSAIIPWTNLKYFYLDNNMMHGSLPIPPPSLVVYFVSNNSFTGRISPFICNMSSPRVLDLSYNNLSGMIHPCIGNLSQSLSVIRLQSNNFGNTIPKTWAKGCGLQMIDLSQNQLQGRLPRSLANCTELEYLRVSGNQINDTSPFWLGTLQHLKILDLHSNGFHGAIRSPETNYTFSNLCIIDLSHNHFSGNLSAGYFAQWDAMKSVGAKSLYYMGNDMGYYSIMITTKGVELEYKKIQDGLTVIDFSCNRFEGDIPEILGNLEGLRVLNLSNNAFTGHIPSSFANLTWLESLDLSQNKLFGEIPPELVQLNFLSKFTVSHNCLTGPIPQGQQFGTFPNTSFEDNRELCGMPLSKICGDSNISTPPPSTFEENQGPKLFFEFGWKVVVMGYGCGFVFGVVIGHIVTTRKQDWLIKIFGKKKHQTRIIRVNRRVNLINVVYNAQIDLRDDDKHYLADHPGLMPVTTAQGVELSKQIGATYYTECSSRTQQGQQFGTFPNTSFEGNRGLCGKPLSKICGESDISTPPPSTFEENQGPKLFFEFGWKVVVMGYGCGFVFGVVIGHIVTTRKQDWLIKIFGKKQHQTRISRVNRRVNRRKGCLDVCEDDVIVHSPRAVDQENGRNVGACSGQSCILPQHVISEHKNVMSSSVLAENGLSPSLSLVTGTALYAIKDAIKLLILHYSSAIAAYAYAVEDIFLNYTKYTCLLWQCLPVSFLANVFPPSSSLSQVPPSAVTSIILEQAVVYSH from the exons atggaCATCTATTCCTATCATCACTTCATATTCATGCGCCTGcttttccctttgatcccaTGCCTCCTTCTCTTCttactccctctctctttgtcttATAATCTGCTTCCACTTTGCCATCAACAAGAGAGGGTAGCTCTGATGCAATTCAAGGATAGTTTTATCATACAAAACAACTCTTATTGCAAATACAGTACTGAGGGGGACTATCCTGCGGAGGTTGCATCATGGAGAATAGATGGAAACAATACCAATTGTTGTGCTTGGGATGGGGTTGAATGCAACCAAGACACTGGTCATGTCATCGCCCTCAACCTTAGTAGGAGTTGTCTCTTTGGTTCTATCACCTCCAACAGTAGTCTCTTCCGcctttttcatcttcaaaaccttACTCTTCGTTATAATGACTTCAATCACTCCCAAATCCCATCTGAGATTGGTAATCTTTCAAGCCTAACACATCTCCACCTCTCCTACTCCCAGTTTTCAGGACAAATCCCCTCTGAAATTCAATACCTATCCAAGTTGTCTTATCTTCAGCTGTCTTCTTCTTATGAtgattataatgatttatataccGAAAGTCTGACAAGTTTAGTGCAAAATTTAACCAACCTTGAAACGCTTATGTTTTTTCGTATCAACATATCCTCCACTGTACCTGAAAGCCTGGcaaatttatcttctttaaAAGCTCTAGCTCTGGTTGACTGCGGATTGTATGGGCGATTCCCAACCAAAATATTTCAGTTACCACACCTATGGGGCCTATCTGTTACAAACAATGAAGATCTCACAGGTCATTTGCCCGAATTTCAAACAAACTCTCCTCTCAAGTATTTATATCTTAGCAACACAAATTTCTCTGGTAATCTACCTGCTTCAATTGGAAACCTTAATTTCTTAACTGGCTTCTTAATTTTCAATTGTAATTTTTCAGGAACCATCCCAAATTCGTTCAGTAACCTTACCCAACTCACTTACCTAGACCTTTCACAAAACTCATTCAACGATTTGTCGTGGCTCACCAGAGCTAGTTCAAACGACATTCTTCCACAATTTCAAACTTTACGATTggctcatctcaacttaaccaAGTTCCCAGATATATTACGAAACCAAAGTCAATTGTGGTGGCTAGATCTAAAAGGCAACAATCTCCAAGGCTTGATACCCAAATGGATGCATAATGTAAGTAAAGGATCTCTGCAATATTTCTACCTTTCTAACAACTTTCTCACTGGCTTTGAAAATCCTTCGGCAATTATCCCATGgacaaatctaaaatatttttaccttgATAATAACATGATGCATGGATCGCTCCCAATTCCACCACCATCCCTAGTGGTTTATTTCGTCAGCAATAATTCATTCACCGGAAGGATTTCACCATTTATTTGCAATATGAGTTCACCTAGAGTGCTTGATTTGTCCTATAACAATTTGAGTGGCATGATTCATCCATGTATAGGCAACTTGAGTCAATCTTTGTCAGTGATACGACTACAAAGTAACAATTTCGGCAACACCATCCCAAAAACATGGGCAAAAGGATGCGGCTTACAGATGATTGACTTAAGTCAAAACCAGTTACAGGGTCGTTTGCCAAGATCTTTGGCCAACTGTACTGAGCTAGAGTATCTTCGTGTTAGCGGCAATCAAATCAATGATACCTCTCCCTTTTGGTTGGGAACTCTTCAACACTTGAAGATTCTTGATCTCCATTCTAATGGCTTCCACGGTGCAATAAGGAGTCCGGAAACAAATTACACATTCTCCAATTTGTGTATCATTGACCTCTCTCACAACCATTTTTCTGGGAATCTATCTGCGGGATACTTCGCACAATGGGATGCCATGAAATCCGTCGGTGCAAAGAGTTTATATTACATGGGGAATGACATGGGCTACTATTCAATTATGATAACGACAAAAGGTGTGGAGTTGGAGTATAAGAAGATCCAAGATGGCCTCACAGTCATAGATTTCTCATGCAACAGATTTGAAGGAGATATTCCTGAAATACTGGGGAATCTAGAAGGACTTCGTGTGCTGAACCTTTCCAATAATGCTTTCACTGGTCATATCCCATCATCGTTTGCGAACTTGACATGGCTAGAATCATTAGACCTTTCTCAAAACAAGTTGTTCGGAGAGATACCTCCAGAATTAGTCCAGCTCaatttcctttcaaaatttACTGTGTCACATAATTGCCTCACCGGACCTATACCACAGGGGCAACAGTTTGGAACATTTCCAAATACTTCATTCGAAGATAATCGAGAACTGTGTGGAATGCCATTGTCCAAAATCTGTGGAGATTCTAACATTTCAACACCTCCACCTTCAACCTTTGAAGAGAATCAAGGTCCAAAATTGTTCTTTGAATTTGGTTGGAAAGTAGTTGTGATGGGATATGGATGTGGATTCGTATTTGGAGTTGTTATCGGGCACATTGTGACAACCAGAAAGCAAGATTGGCTCATCAAGATTTTTGGCAAGAAGAAACACCAAACTCGAATAATCCGGGTGAATCGTCGGGTGAATC TAATTAATGTGGTTTATAATGCACAAATAGATCTCCGTGATGATGATAAGCACTATTTGGCTGATCACCCAGGATTGATGCCTGTGACAACTGCACAG GGTGTGGAACTCTCAAAACAGATTGGTGCTACATATTATACAGAATGCAGCTCAAGAACTCAGCAG GGGCAACAGTTTGGAACATTTCCAAATACTTCATTCGAAGGTAATCGAGGACTGTGTGGAAAGCCGTTGTCCAAAATCTGTGGAGAATCTGACATTTCAACACCTCCACCTTCAACCTTTGAAGAGAATCAAGGTCCAAAATTGTTCTTTGAATTTGGTTGGAAAGTAGTTGTGATGGGATATGGATGTGGATTCGTATTTGGAGTTGTTATCGGGCACATTGTGACAACCAGAAAGCAAGATTGGCTCATCAAGATTTTTGGCAAGAAGCAACACCAAACTCGAATAAGCCGAGTGAATCGTCGGGTGAATCGTAGGAA AGGTTGTTTAGATGTTTGTGAGGATGATGTTATTGTGCATAGTCCAAGAGCTGTGGatcaagaaaatggaagaaatgtGGGTGCGTGTTCAGGACAGAGTTGTATTTTACCACAGCATGTAATTTCTGAGCATAAAAATGTTATGAGCAGTTCAGTACTAGCAGAGAATGGTCTATCTCCTTCGCTTTCATTGGTGACGGGGACAG CCCTATATGCAATCAAAGATGCTATCAAGCTTTTAATACTACATTACTCATCTGCTATTGCTGCATATGCTTATGCAGTTGAGGATATATTCTTGAACTATACAAAGTATACTTGTTTATTATGGCAATGCCTTCCAGTTTCCTTTTTAGCTAACGTGTTCCCTCCCTCATCCTCTCTTTCTCAGGTTCCTCCAAGTGCAGTTACATCTATTATTCTTGAACAAGCTGTGGTTTACTCTCATTGA
- the LOC108989330 gene encoding receptor-like protein 43 — translation MSSLEVLDLSHNNLSGLIHPCMGNLSQSLKALVLRSNNFGNTIPKTWAKGCSLKMIDLSQNQLQGHLPRSLANCTKLEYLRVSRNQINDTDPSWLGTLQHLKILDLHSNGFHGAIRSPETNYTFPNLCILDLSHNHLSGNLPAGYFAQWDAMKSIGANNLQYMGDWVYYAIIITIKGVELEYKKIQDGLTVIDFSCNTFEGDIPEILGNLAGLRVLNLSNNAFTGHIPSSFGNLTQLESLDLSQNKLFKEIPLELVQLNFLSKFNVSHNCLTGPIPQGQQFGIFPNTSFDDNRGLCGWPLSKLCVDSDISTPPPSTFEENQGPKLFFEFGWKVVVMGYGCGFIFGVVIRHIVTTRKQDWLIKIFGKKKHQTRISRVNLINVVYNAQIDLRDDDKHYLADHPGLMPVTTAQGVELSKQIGATYYIQCSSRTQQRFFYVCEDDVIVRSPRDVDQENGRNEGESSGQSCILPLHVISEHKKVMSNSVLAENALSRSLSLVTGTGVGQYYILE, via the exons ATGAGTTCACTTGAAGTGCTTGATTTGTCCCATAACAATTTGAGTGGCTTGATTCATCCATGTATGGGCAACTTGAGTCAATCTTTGAAAGCGCTAGTACTACGAAGCAACAACTTCGGCAACACCATCCCAAAAACATGGGCAAAAGGATGCAGCTTAAAGATGATTGACTTAAGTCAAAACCAGTTACAGGGTCATTTGCCAAGATCTTTGGCCAACTGTACTAAGCTTGAGTATCTTCGCGTTAGCCGCAATCAAATCAATGATACTGATCCCTCTTGGTTGGGAACTCTTCAACATTTGAAGATTCTTGATCTCCATTCAAATGGCTTCCACGGTGCAATAAGGAGTCCGGAAACAAATTACACATTCCCCAATTTGTGTATCCTTGACCTCTCTCACAACCATTTGTCTGGGAATCTGCCTGCGGGATACTTCGCACAATGGGATGCCATGAAGTCCATTGGTGCAAACAATTTACAATACATGGGTGACTGGGTCTACTATGCAATTATAATAACGATAAAAGGTGTGGAGTTGGAGTATAAGAAGATCCAAGATGGCCTCACAGTCATAGATTTCTCATGCAATACATTTGAAGGAGATATTCCTGAAATACTTGGGAATCTAGCAGGACTTCGTGTGCTGAACCTTTCCAATAATGCTTTCACTGGTCATATCCCATCATCCTTTGGGAACTTGACACAGCTAGAATCATTAGACCTTTCTCAAAACAAGTTGTTCAAAGAGATACCTCTTGAATTAGTCCAGCTCaatttcctttcaaaatttaatgTGTCACATAATTGCCTCACTGGACCTATACCACAGGGGCAACAGTTTGGAATATTCCCAAATACTTCATTCGATGATAATCGAGGACTGTGTGGATGGCCATTGTCCAAACTCTGTGTAGATTCAGACATTTCAACACCTCCACCTTCAACCTTTGAAGAGAATCAGGGTCCAAAATTGTTCTTTGAATTTGGTTGGAAAGTAGTTGTGATGGGATATGGATGTGGATTCATATTTGGAGTTGTTATCAGGCACATTGTGACAACCAGAAAGCAAGATTGGCTCATCAAGATTTTTGGCAAGAAGAAACACCAAACTCGAATAAGCCGGGTGAATC TAATTAATGTGGTTTATAATGCACAAATAGATCTCCGTGATGATGATAAGCACTATTTGGCCGATCACCCTGGATTGATGCCTGTGACAACTGCACAG GGTGTGGAACTCTCTAAACAGATTGGTGctacatattatatacaatGCAGCTCAAGAACTCAGCAG aggtttttttatgtttgtgaGGATGATGTTATTGTGCGTAGTCCAAGAGATGTGGatcaagaaaatggaagaaatgagGGTGAGAGTTCAGGACAGAGTTGTATTTTACCACTGCATGTAATTTCTGAGCATAAAAAAGTTATGAGCAATTCAGTACTAGCAGAGAATGCTCTATCTCGTTCGCTTTCGTTGGTGACGGGGACAG GTGTCggacaatattatatattagaataa